CTTCACTCATCCCTACATCAAAACCTAATATTTCCCGTTCACCTTGTTGATTAACTCCTACTGCTATAACTAGTGCCATACTGCATACCCTGCCTCCTTCCCGAACCTTGGGGAAAGTGGCATCAAGCCAAAGGTAAGGATATTCTCCTTCCAGTCTACGGTTTTTAAATTCTTCTACAAATTCATCCAGTTGCTTACTGATTCTTGATACTTCGCTTTTATCAATCCCTTTCATTCCAAGAGCTTCTACAAGTTCATCCACCTTCCTGGTACTTACTCCATGAACATAGGCTTCCTGAACTACATTCAATAATGCTTTCTCTGACATTTTCCTCGGTTCTAAAAGACTTGGAAAATAACTTCCGTGACGTAACTTGGGAATGCTTAACTGTAATGTTCCTACTCGAGTATCCCATTCTCTTAGACGATATCCATTGCGATAGTTGTTTCTATTATTATTTCTTTCATACTTTTCAGCACCTATTATTGATGTAACTTCCGCATCCATTAGGGCATTAATGAGTAATGTTAATGCTTCTTTTAAAAAATCTTTATCTTTTTCAACAACATACTTGCTAAGTTGTTCTAAAAGTGCCATTCTATTATTAGTAGCCACGGTATGACCTCCTCTACTTTATTTGTTTTGTTTTGTTTCCCTAATAAAGTAGAAATCATATCGTGGTTACTTTTGTCAATTAGCCTCCACGAAATTTACACCACTACTTGAGACTATAACTAAATGTACATCCATCCTGTCTCCTCAACCTTATGAAAAATGCCCTTTATCTAATCTGTCAACTCAACCCTACCAATTTTAAGCTAAATTTTTGCCTGTAAAATCACCCGTCGATATGTTTCCGCGTACGAATTTTGGACCTTTAGGTCGAGTAGACAACTTGGATGTGCTTCCGAAAATCCAGTAAAATCAAGGCTTACAGCCGCGTCATCAATACCACGCACTCAACGTGGCTCGAGTTGATGGAATTGATGTCTGTGGGGCATTTTTTATAGCATCTGTACGTGGGAACATGTCAATGGTTTTTCGGTCATTTTTGAGAAAGCACTGTTCGTGGGAACATATCAATAATTAAAATGTGAATCAGATAAAATATCTAAATCACAAATCCACCATTAGGGCTAATTATTTGTCCCGTAATAAAATCTGCCTTGCTTGATGCAAGAAACAAAACCACTTCGGCTATATCTCTAGGTGTACCTAATATCCCTAATGGTGTGTCGCTTTTTAATTTTTCTATTATCGATGTGTTTAAATGTGTAATCATATCCGTTTTAATAATACCTGGAGCAACACAATTTACCTGAATATTTGAGGGACCCACTTCTTTTGCTAATGCTTTGGTAAATTCGATAACAACGGCCTTGGACGCAGAATAGTGTACTTCACACGAGGAACCTGTTAATCCCCATATTGACGAAATATTTATTATTTTTCCCCGCTTATTATTTATCATCTTTGGTAATACAGCTTGGCAGCAATTAAACATCCCTTTAATATTAACATTAAACATCCAATCCCAATCATCCTCAGATATATCAGTAAATAGTTTTTGTTGTGCAACTCCGGCATTATTTACTAGAACATCAATATCGCCGAAACGATTATATATTATATTCATCATACTATCGACCTGAATTCTGTTACTTACATCCCCCTGTACTTTAATAACACTATATCCTTCATCACGCAGATGAAGATACAATTTTTCTGCCTCTTCTTCACTTTTGAAATAATTAATTGCAACATTATAATCATTAGCGGCAAAGAGCTTTGCTATTTCCCTTCCAATTCCTCTTGAAGCTCCTGTAATTAAAACAGTTTTATTCATAGATAATCCTTTTCCCCTCCCGTACTATAACACTGCAAATTATGCTCTGTTTTACCATTAGGCATATCTTATCCAAAGATACTAAACTATCAAGTGCCATTGACTATAATACAATTATAGCATATAATTATAGAAAAAAACTATGGCAAGGTGATGCTATGACACTCCAACAACTAAAATATATTATTAAAATCGTCGAATGTGGTTCAATTACCGAAGCCGCCAAACAACTATTTATTACACAGCCTAGTCTTTCAGCGGCTGTTAAAGATCTTGAAAAAGAACTTGGGATAGAAATATTTTACCGCACAGTAAAAGGGATTTCTTTGTCAGATGATGGCGCTGAATTTCTCTCTTATGCACGACAGATCATAGAACAAACGGAACTTATGGAACAGCGATATATGGGAAAAAAACCTTCGAAAAAACTTTGCTCAATATCTACCCAACATTATGCTTTTGCTGTCAACGCATTTGTTGAATTGCTTTTGGAATTGGATATTGATGAATATGAATTTACCCTTCGTGAGACAAGAACGTACGAAATTATTGAAGATGTGAAAAATCTACGAAGTGAGCTCGGAATTATATATTTAAGTAATTTTAATGAGAAAGTCCTTAATAAAATACTAAAGGAGAACCATTTGGTATTTAATCTTCTTTTTGAAGCTGATCCTCACGTTTTTATCAGCTCGAAGCATCCTCTCGCCAAGAATGAAACAGTTACTCTGGAAGACTTAAATAATTACCCGTTTCTTGCTTTCGAACAAGGAACCTATAATTCTTTTTATTTTTCAGAAGAACTCCTTAGTACTATTCCCAGAAAGAAAACAATTTATGTCAGCGACCGTGCCACTCTTTTCAACTTACTGATAGGGTTAAACGGATACACCATCTGCTCAGGTGTTTTGAGCAGGGATCTCAACGGGAATAATATTATTTCCGTGCCACTTATAACAGATGAACGAATGCGTATTGGCTGGATTGCAAACGAAAAGACTCATCTCAGTCCATTGGCCATTGAGTATATTTCAAAATTAAAAAAGTGGATTTGCGAATATGGATATAGTATAGAGTCAATATAAATGCCTCTGCTTCCAATTAAGCAGAGGCATCATTCATGCAACAAGCAACGTATTTATTGCTTCATATATTCTATGAGCAATGTATGGATTGTTCATTGTGTATAGGTGTATTCCATCGACTCCCTGTGCTATCAAATCAATTATCTGGTCAACAGCATAGGCAATTCCAGCATCTCTTAAGGCTTCCGGATTGTTCTCATATCTATTCATAATAGCGAGGAATTTTTTAGGGAGGTTTACTCTGCAAAGGGCAACTATTCTTTCAATCTGCTTCTTGTTCACAACGGGCATAATACCCGCCTCAATAGGAATGTTGATACCTGCAATAGCAGCCCGTTCCATGAATGAATAGAAATAATTATTATCAAAGAACAACTGTGTTATCAGTTGATTTGCGCCTGCATCCACTTTGCGTTTTAGATTGCGGATATCATCAATTATTGAAGGACTTTCAAAATGGCCTTCCGGATAACAAGCTGCTATTATATTAAAATCTCCATGTTCTTTTATAAATGAAATCAAGTCGCTAGCAAATTTAAAATCATTCTTCGGACTAAAACTAGGATTAACATCCCCTCTCAGTGCGAGAATATTTTCAATTCCAGCAGTTCTTAAGTCTTCCAGCATTTTTAGCACTTCACCTTTTGTATGGTTTATGGAAGGAAGATGGGCAACACTTTCGATACCATAATTATTTTTAATGGCAGAGGCTATTTTAAATGTATCGGTGTTGCTCTCGCTTCCTCCTGCACTATATGTCACGCTAATAAAATCTGGGTTAAGGCCTTTCAACTTTTCAATCGTATCATAAATTATACTGACAGAGTCTATTCTTCTAGGAGGAAATACTTCAAATGAAAAAACCTTTTTCATTCGAAATAATTCACATATTTTCATACTGACAAACTCCTTCTAATTTCTTTTGCTGCAATAACCAAATTTTCAAGACTGGCAACAGTTTCTGTTTTTCCCCTTGTTTTAAGCCCGCAGTCAGGATTAACCCACAGCTTCTCCTTAGGTATTTTTTCAAGCATTTTAATCAGTGCTTTCTTAATTTCCTGAATGCCAGGAATTCTTGGTGAATGGATATCATAAACACCAGGTCCTACTTGCGTCTTAAATCCACATTCACTTAGTGTGTCAACGATACTCAAATCTGAACGTGCTGCTTCAAAAGTAATTACATCTGCGTCCATATTCTCGATATCCTTTATAATATCCGCGAATTCACTGTAACACATATGAGTGTGTATTTGTGTTTCAGGTTTTACGCCGCTATGAACAAGCCTGAAAGCAGGGATTGCCCAATCAAGATATTCGCTGTGCCAATCGCTTTTTCTCAGAGGCAGTTTTTCCCTAAGAGCAGCTTCGTCAATTTGAATAATTTTTATCCCGTTTGCTTCAAGCTCAAGAACTTCATCCTTAATAGCAAGAGCAATCTGGAATGCACAATCCTTCAATGAAATGTCTTCCCGGGGAAAGGACCAGTTTAAAATTGTTACCGGACCGGTTAGCATCCCTTTTACGCATTTTGATGTAAGTGACTGTGCATACAAAGAATAATCAACAGTTATTGGTTTTGAGCGGGAAATATCGCCCCATATTATGGGAGGTTTCACACATCTTGTACCATAAGACTGTACCCACCCCTTTTCCGTGATCAAAAACCCATCAAGGTTTTCACCAAAATACTCAACCATGTCGTTTCGTTCAAATTCCCCATGAACCAGCACGTCAAGACCTATTTTTTCTTGCAAGGCAATCCATTCAGCAATTTTTCCTTTGATAAACGTTACATATTGTTCAAATGTAATCTTCCCTTTTTTATAATTGGAACGGTTCTCTTTCACTTCTGCTGTCTGTGGAAGCGAACCAATTGTAGTTGTGGGAAGTAGTGGTAAACTGAATACTGCTTTTTGGATTTTTTCGCGTTCTCCAGAATCAGGATACCGGATAAAATCATCTTTTGATAGCCCGGAAACAGCTGACTGAACAGCTGTATTTTCTTCACAATTCCTTGGTAAATTAAAAAGCTTTTGATTATCAACATATTCCTCCGTTGAAGCAGGATCGCTGCATGATAGTATTTTTTTCAGTTCTGACAATTCCGTTAACTTTTCCTCAGCAAAAGCAAGATGTTTTTTATACTCCTGAAAAAGGCTGCTCTCATTTTTTAGAGTATATGGGACATGAATAAGAGAACAAGATGTACTTAATACAATCTCATTGCAGTATTCACCCAATTCTCTGATCAAATTCACAGTATTAGAATAGTTGTTTCTCCAAATGTTCTTTCCATTGACAACGCCTGCAAAAAGCGTTTTATTCTCCGAAAATCCGAAACTCTTCACAAGTTCCAATGTCTTTTTTCCTTCGACAAAATCAAGACCGATTCCGTCAAACGGCATAGTAACAACTTTATTATAACAATCTCTTATATCACCAAAATAAGTTTGCAAAAGCACCTTCGTATTTTTCTTTTCTGAAAGAATTCTCTCGTAAATTTTGCTAAAAAGAACTATATCCTCTTCAGATAAATCCATACAAAGAGCTGGCTCGTCAAACTGAACCCACCCGGCACCCAAAACACTAAATTTATTCAGAATATCTGAATATGCACGAGCAATATCAGCTATAGAATCCTCAACCGTTCTTTTACCTGTAAATTTAACAAGCTTTAAAAAGGTGAAAGCTCCAATAATAGCACTCTTTGTTTCAATTCCGCAATTTTTTGCTTCCACATACTCATCAAATGGCTTTGACCCTACAAGTAAAACTTCGGTATCGTCATCAATTTCAGGCACTATATAATGGTAATTTGTATTAAACCATTTTTTCATGGGCAAAGCCTTTACATCACCCTTATCTCCCTGATAGCCTCTCGCCATAGCAAAATACTCGTCTAAGGCATCCAATTTGAGTTGTCTGTATCGATTTGGGACGATATTCAATAAAACAGCAGTATCCAATAGATTATCATAAAATGAGAAATCATTTGAAGTTATAAAATCAATTCCGTTGTTTTTTTGAACTTTCCAATTTTCTTCTCTCAACTTAGAGGCTATAGCCTGCAGTTCTTCTTTCGTCAGTTCTTTTTTTAAATATTTCTCTACCGCAAATTTTAACTCTCTTAAAGTTCCAATTCTTGGGTAACCTATAACAGATGTTTTCATAACTCTCTTCCTTTCATCTTAGTCTACTTAAAAAATACTATCACAAAAATCGTAGTCATAAGTAATATCTAATATTTATTCTTAGTCATAGTTTACAACTATGGATGCACATTAATTTCTAACCCAGACTTGAACTCCACCACTAACCTGTCATCATATACCGTTGCTTTTTCAACTAGTTTTCTAACCAGTTTATCATCGAACTCCGTAATATCACCGTTTTGCGTGTTAAGAAAGTCCGTCATCTCAGCTATCCGATCCCGCTTATCTTGACGGAGAGCGTTTCTTGAAAGGGTTTCTTGCTTTAAATCCCGTAGTCGGTAAATCTCATTGACAATATTATTGTATTCTTCCTTTAAATTTGCCTTTTGGATCAACTCGGTTTGGAGTTCTTCCAGCCTTTTATCAATATCTGCTGTGCTCTCATCCAAATCCTCGCTTAATACGGTTTCAATATTCTTTTTCAGTATAGCCAGAAAAGAGTTTTTTCCGCTGACCGCTACATTGATGGCCTCTACAATTTTCTCTTTAAGCGTATCTTCAAGTATAGTGGAAGCGGTACAAAACAAACCGGTGTTTTCCAATCTGCTGACGCATCTCCATACGATTGATTTCTTTCCTCGGTTATTCCAATGAACCCTGCGGAATATCTCATGACACCGTTTGAAACTGCGATTTTTCGCGCGTGACCCCCCGCCCGTTTCCGGGGTAAAAAGCGGTAGAGATTTAGACCCCCCTACCCTATAAACTGCAGAAAATCTCAAAAGTTAAGCAGTTCTTTGAATTTTATGAGATTTTTTGCATCTATTTTAAGCCGTTTTTCGGCATTGTTTTCAAACGAGGTATTTGCCCCTATTAAAAAAGAAGTGAGTGTTTTTATTTACTTGTCAGTCAAGCGAACAATCTGACAATTGACCGTCATTCTGTCCAATAAAGTCTGGCAAAGGTGCTTGTCTTCAACTGCATCTATCCATGCTGACAGTTCACGATTGGTTATAAAAATAATGCTTCTGGTTTCATTAAGAAAGGTAACTGCCCGGTAGAAAACCTGCAGTTCTGCCCTGGTTGGTTCCACATAAAAGACATCATCAATAATAATTAAGTCACATTCCTGCATATAAGAAAAGATCGCTTCTGCTTTTGGATTTGTGGCTTTCTTTTCTGCCACTGCGATAAAATTATCAAAAGGCGCATAATAGGTTTTATATCCATTGCTGATTGCAGTTTCTCCAAGCTGCGCTGCAAGACCACTCTTACCCGTCCCGCATTTTCCCAGCAGGATTAAGTTTTGCTCTTCCTTAAGCCATGTCAGGTTGGATAACTGTTTAATCTGCCATTTTAAGCCCTTGTTTGAATTCGATGCGTCAAATGCTTTGTTTGGAAGCTTACTTGCCTTCCTCAGCTTGGTGTGTTTTTGTCTGGCCCTAATCTCCAATTCTTTTTCTAACACCATCTTAAGATAGTCAAGGTTTGATAGTTTCTCATCATTCAAATCAATGTATCCCCTTGCGATATTCCAAAGGTTGAGCTTTTGGGCCAATTCACGGATTTCTGTTATATCAGCCATCGATTTCCCTCCTTATTTCTTTACTCCTCGCCAAATGATTAAAATACTGCTGATTCGGCAAAAACTTCTTAGCTATATGCTCTCCGTACTGATACATGAGATAAGCCAAAAGCTCATAGGCACTGCAGCGTTCAGTATCAATGCAGTATTCTATTCCATCAAGCAATTGTCCAATTGTATAAAACTTCGTCATCCGGTTTATTCGAATACAATGGGAATTAAAATATTTTGGTTGCTGTAACTCCATAAGCCGAATGAATTCCTGAGCTATTTCGTATTCTGCAAAATATTGTTTTATGATGGTTAAAGAAACCCTGTCTCTGCTGTAATTTTCTTCTGGTTTGAACAATTGCCCGGTATCTTCTGTGACTGGATATTTAGCCAATAAATCATTTGTTTCAGCGTCATAGAACAAAAGCATTTCACCATCATCTTCAATGCGAATGCGTTTATGAGCATCCATCATACCTGTATTAATCAGATAACGGTTGCCTTTATAATTTACAACTCCATCCTTATCAAAGGAGGCAACAGTGCTTGATACTTCGGAATAAGGTTTGACATGGAGCAGGTATTTTTGCTCTTCCATGAACATTTCACGCGGCACTTTTCTGGTCACAGTATGTATTCGCCCGTTGCCTTCCCTATCTAACCATGCAAGGGCAGCACTGTTAAGGCTATCAATTCCGGTGTATATCCTGCCCTCAAGAAAACTTTGCTTTATGTATCCAATCACCTCTTCAACCTTGCCTTTACTTTGAGGATCTCTTGGTCTACATAGCGAAACACTGTAACCTATACGCCTAACATATTCTTCAAATGTGGGTACGAATATGATATTCCCCAGATTTTCACTGACTACATAGACACGGTCAAGGTCATAAAGAATAGTCTGTGTACTTCCTCCAAAATATTGGAATGCATAGTTATGAGCTTTAATGGCAGTTTTGGTTGTAAAGGGATCCGGTGAAAAATAAACAAATTTCATTCTGCTATAACTCAGAACCATGCAAAAGAAATATATTCGTACAATTCGCCCGTACATGTCCTTAAGTTTGTATTGACCAAAATCCGCCTGCGCTTCATATCCCGGTGGAGAAATTTCACGGGGTGAGGTTTTACGTTTACTGGCATGCGGATAACCGTGCTGTTCCCTTAAGGCTTTCATATAGCGGTAGAATGTAGCTCGTTTAACTTGTAGATCAGGGAAGGCCTCCACCAATTTGAGATAGATGTTTGTATCCCTCATTTGTGGACAAATTTTCAAATGTTCCAGTATGTACTGACGATAGTTATCCATGTGGTACCTTTCATTTTCAGCTTCCCTTACATAATCTTCTTCGCTCATAATCCAGTATTTACTGACAGAAGAATAGGTTATCCCCAGTGCTTTTGCGGTTTTTGTCTGAGCAAGTCCAAGTGCTTTGTACTCCTGGATTTTTCGGTATTGTTCAATGCCGATCATTTTGATTTCCTCCTTTGGTTTTGTTATAAAATCTATGCCTTTAGCAGTGCAATCATAGGCATCAACTCCTTTTCCGGATTGATAAATCAAATTTACCATATATAAAAACACCCGTATGGGTGTTTTTAGAAAAAGGCAAATTATATTCTTCATTATTGTAATTTCATAAAATACAATATGTCTTCCACAGATTTGCTAGGTTAAACTGATAAATTCCATATCGTTTCGTCGCCACAAATATTACGGATCTTTAGCCTCAAAGGTTTTTTCTCACATTTGATGGTCCCATCCCAAAAATTTTTAGTCTTGGTTCCATTTACAATAACATATCCAAGCTTGTCAATTTTAATCTCGCTGTCACTGTGCCAAACTCCGTCCTGATTAGTACAGTCAAGAGAAATATACTCAATTAATTCAAGTCCAGTTTCGCTAATCAAAATAGGGGTAAACTTTTTCTTGCTAGGCACAACATTTTCACCGTCTTCATTGTAATCTTCGTAATCATCATCTTCTATGTCTTCATCATCGGATGTAATTAATGTATTTGCATATCCTTTCTGGTTATACTCATCGATTTTTCGGCTAACCCTGTCACTTTGAAAATTAGTAATTTCAACTATATACTCCGGAATGAGCGACTCCTGTACTTTTGAAACTTTAAACTCAGCATAATCTTCAAATACCGCATCGTCAAGTATGTCCTTCAAATCTCGCAATTCAATTTCAATAATGACATCTTCTTCATCATCAATAAATTTTTGAATTTCCTCTAAATTATCGACATCAACATAATAAATAATTGCTTTCTTTACATTAGATGGAAGGTCAGGAATAGCCTCATGCATAATGCGGAACATCATTGCTTTGTCAAGCAATTTAGAACTGCTGTCCATTAAGTTTGGTATATATACGGGTACCAGACCCAGCTTACTGTCAGATATAGCTCCTGCCCAGAAGTCACCTAGACTTTTTTCATTCTTAAGTCCGGGTATTAATTTTTTTATCTTCTCCATTGTTTGGGTTGGGTTTCTATATAAAGATACTCCGTCCTTAATTTCATAAATATCAAACTCAGCTTTGTCTGCTATAAGCCTGTCACGGGTTGTCTGGATAGAATTAATGCCGATATCGCAATGAATAAAGCGACGACCAAGCTTATTTGCAACCGCTGCAGTAACTCCGCTGCCACCAAAAAAGTCAGCAACAAGCATACCTTCATTAGTAGAAGCTTCTATTATTCTTCTTAATAATTCTTCTGGTTTCTGAGTCGGATAATCCATATATTCATTACTAGTAGACTTAGTTACTGATGTTTGTCCTATAGTCCAAACATCATCTGCCTTTTTTTCTGTAAACTCTTCATATATCAAAGTCCCATCATCGTTACGTGCAGAAACCAATTTTCCCAACTCTTTTGACCATATTCGTTTATCTCTCTTAACTGGCTTATCAAGTGGAATTATAACTTTATTAGAAATATATGTTTCGTTTTTACTATACCAAAATATGTTATTATGGTTTGTTGCAAAACCTTTTACATTACCTTGGAAATTATCCGGATAATACCATATTATTTCGTTAATCAGCTTATCTTCTCCAAAAATCTCATCCATCAATATTTTCACATAATGCCCTATATGCCAATCTAAATGTACAAATATTGATGCCGTTTCGCTCATAACGCTTTTAATTGCCATGAGGTTTTCATACATCCAATTGAGATAATCTTCTTTACGCCATATATCACCGTACATTTTTTCTTCAAAAGTTTTAAGCTCTTCTATGTCCAGTTCCTTTCCTGCTTGGGCTATCACTTCCGCAACTTTAGGATTACGACGTATATATACCTTTTTAGCATAATCAGCTCCACTTGCAAAAGGAGGGTCTATGTATATAAGGTCTACTTCAATTCCTTGTTCCTTCAGATATGCACAAGCTGATATACATTCCCCGCGAATTAACATATTACCGTTCGGGTTTTTACCGACAGTTTCAACTTTTTTCAGTTCATACAAAGGCATTCCTCGTTCAAGTCTTCTCTTAACATCTCCTGCGCCTTTATATTTTAGCATTCTTTTAAAATTATCCAATATAGCTTGTCCTTCGACAGGATCAGGATAATATGGAACATATTTAATTGCCATTTACATTTCCTCCTCGAAAAAATCTTCAATTGCGCTTACTGTTTTTATTATGAGCTCGGATTCAGTCAAACTATCTTCTAAATACAGGTACTTAAACTTCGGATACCCGGCTTTATTTTGATTGATTTCTATAAACTCTTTTTCAACAAAGGTTCTCTTTAACTGAAAGATCTCGTCTTTAGCATATAAACTTCCTTTGGTTTCAACAATTATTGCTTTATAAATTTTCCCATTCTTACGTTTGATAATTAGAAAATCAGGTGTATACGTACCAATATATCGTTTACGCCCACTGCTTCCTTTATAACAGCGAATTTTGAATTCAGTCAGCGAGTTGTCCCCGTTATAATATATTTCGAGATTT
The genomic region above belongs to Acetivibrio saccincola and contains:
- a CDS encoding IS256-like element ISCth5 family transposase, which gives rise to MATNNRMALLEQLSKYVVEKDKDFLKEALTLLINALMDAEVTSIIGAEKYERNNNRNNYRNGYRLREWDTRVGTLQLSIPKLRHGSYFPSLLEPRKMSEKALLNVVQEAYVHGVSTRKVDELVEALGMKGIDKSEVSRISKQLDEFVEEFKNRRLEGEYPYLWLDATFPKVREGGRVCSMALVIAVGVNQQGEREILGFDVGMSEDGAFWEEFLRRLVARGLKGVRLVISDAHEGLKAAIKKILTGSAWQRCRVHFMRNVLSQVPKHYQGMVSSIIRTIFAQNDQESAREQLRHVVDELKNRFPKAMKILEEAEEEILAYMAFPREHWAQIHSTNPLERLNREIRRRTDVVCIFPNREAVTRLVGAMLMEQNDEWKVGRRYFSLESMSKITSINEFTLTPVALLHK
- the ymfI gene encoding elongation factor P 5-aminopentanone reductase produces the protein MNKTVLITGASRGIGREIAKLFAANDYNVAINYFKSEEEAEKLYLHLRDEGYSVIKVQGDVSNRIQVDSMMNIIYNRFGDIDVLVNNAGVAQQKLFTDISEDDWDWMFNVNIKGMFNCCQAVLPKMINNKRGKIINISSIWGLTGSSCEVHYSASKAVVIEFTKALAKEVGPSNIQVNCVAPGIIKTDMITHLNTSIIEKLKSDTPLGILGTPRDIAEVVLFLASSKADFITGQIISPNGGFVI
- a CDS encoding LysR family transcriptional regulator — translated: MTLQQLKYIIKIVECGSITEAAKQLFITQPSLSAAVKDLEKELGIEIFYRTVKGISLSDDGAEFLSYARQIIEQTELMEQRYMGKKPSKKLCSISTQHYAFAVNAFVELLLELDIDEYEFTLRETRTYEIIEDVKNLRSELGIIYLSNFNEKVLNKILKENHLVFNLLFEADPHVFISSKHPLAKNETVTLEDLNNYPFLAFEQGTYNSFYFSEELLSTIPRKKTIYVSDRATLFNLLIGLNGYTICSGVLSRDLNGNNIISVPLITDERMRIGWIANEKTHLSPLAIEYISKLKKWICEYGYSIESI
- the metF gene encoding methylenetetrahydrofolate reductase [NAD(P)H]; this encodes MKICELFRMKKVFSFEVFPPRRIDSVSIIYDTIEKLKGLNPDFISVTYSAGGSESNTDTFKIASAIKNNYGIESVAHLPSINHTKGEVLKMLEDLRTAGIENILALRGDVNPSFSPKNDFKFASDLISFIKEHGDFNIIAACYPEGHFESPSIIDDIRNLKRKVDAGANQLITQLFFDNNYFYSFMERAAIAGINIPIEAGIMPVVNKKQIERIVALCRVNLPKKFLAIMNRYENNPEALRDAGIAYAVDQIIDLIAQGVDGIHLYTMNNPYIAHRIYEAINTLLVA
- the metE gene encoding 5-methyltetrahydropteroyltriglutamate--homocysteine S-methyltransferase encodes the protein MKTSVIGYPRIGTLRELKFAVEKYLKKELTKEELQAIASKLREENWKVQKNNGIDFITSNDFSFYDNLLDTAVLLNIVPNRYRQLKLDALDEYFAMARGYQGDKGDVKALPMKKWFNTNYHYIVPEIDDDTEVLLVGSKPFDEYVEAKNCGIETKSAIIGAFTFLKLVKFTGKRTVEDSIADIARAYSDILNKFSVLGAGWVQFDEPALCMDLSEEDIVLFSKIYERILSEKKNTKVLLQTYFGDIRDCYNKVVTMPFDGIGLDFVEGKKTLELVKSFGFSENKTLFAGVVNGKNIWRNNYSNTVNLIRELGEYCNEIVLSTSCSLIHVPYTLKNESSLFQEYKKHLAFAEEKLTELSELKKILSCSDPASTEEYVDNQKLFNLPRNCEENTAVQSAVSGLSKDDFIRYPDSGEREKIQKAVFSLPLLPTTTIGSLPQTAEVKENRSNYKKGKITFEQYVTFIKGKIAEWIALQEKIGLDVLVHGEFERNDMVEYFGENLDGFLITEKGWVQSYGTRCVKPPIIWGDISRSKPITVDYSLYAQSLTSKCVKGMLTGPVTILNWSFPREDISLKDCAFQIALAIKDEVLELEANGIKIIQIDEAALREKLPLRKSDWHSEYLDWAIPAFRLVHSGVKPETQIHTHMCYSEFADIIKDIENMDADVITFEAARSDLSIVDTLSECGFKTQVGPGVYDIHSPRIPGIQEIKKALIKMLEKIPKEKLWVNPDCGLKTRGKTETVASLENLVIAAKEIRRSLSV
- a CDS encoding ATP-binding protein — translated: MADITEIRELAQKLNLWNIARGYIDLNDEKLSNLDYLKMVLEKELEIRARQKHTKLRKASKLPNKAFDASNSNKGLKWQIKQLSNLTWLKEEQNLILLGKCGTGKSGLAAQLGETAISNGYKTYYAPFDNFIAVAEKKATNPKAEAIFSYMQECDLIIIDDVFYVEPTRAELQVFYRAVTFLNETRSIIFITNRELSAWIDAVEDKHLCQTLLDRMTVNCQIVRLTDK
- the istA gene encoding IS21 family transposase; its protein translation is MKNIICLFLKTPIRVFLYMVNLIYQSGKGVDAYDCTAKGIDFITKPKEEIKMIGIEQYRKIQEYKALGLAQTKTAKALGITYSSVSKYWIMSEEDYVREAENERYHMDNYRQYILEHLKICPQMRDTNIYLKLVEAFPDLQVKRATFYRYMKALREQHGYPHASKRKTSPREISPPGYEAQADFGQYKLKDMYGRIVRIYFFCMVLSYSRMKFVYFSPDPFTTKTAIKAHNYAFQYFGGSTQTILYDLDRVYVVSENLGNIIFVPTFEEYVRRIGYSVSLCRPRDPQSKGKVEEVIGYIKQSFLEGRIYTGIDSLNSAALAWLDREGNGRIHTVTRKVPREMFMEEQKYLLHVKPYSEVSSTVASFDKDGVVNYKGNRYLINTGMMDAHKRIRIEDDGEMLLFYDAETNDLLAKYPVTEDTGQLFKPEENYSRDRVSLTIIKQYFAEYEIAQEFIRLMELQQPKYFNSHCIRINRMTKFYTIGQLLDGIEYCIDTERCSAYELLAYLMYQYGEHIAKKFLPNQQYFNHLARSKEIRREIDG
- a CDS encoding DNA-methyltransferase, translated to MAIKYVPYYPDPVEGQAILDNFKRMLKYKGAGDVKRRLERGMPLYELKKVETVGKNPNGNMLIRGECISACAYLKEQGIEVDLIYIDPPFASGADYAKKVYIRRNPKVAEVIAQAGKELDIEELKTFEEKMYGDIWRKEDYLNWMYENLMAIKSVMSETASIFVHLDWHIGHYVKILMDEIFGEDKLINEIIWYYPDNFQGNVKGFATNHNNIFWYSKNETYISNKVIIPLDKPVKRDKRIWSKELGKLVSARNDDGTLIYEEFTEKKADDVWTIGQTSVTKSTSNEYMDYPTQKPEELLRRIIEASTNEGMLVADFFGGSGVTAAVANKLGRRFIHCDIGINSIQTTRDRLIADKAEFDIYEIKDGVSLYRNPTQTMEKIKKLIPGLKNEKSLGDFWAGAISDSKLGLVPVYIPNLMDSSSKLLDKAMMFRIMHEAIPDLPSNVKKAIIYYVDVDNLEEIQKFIDDEEDVIIEIELRDLKDILDDAVFEDYAEFKVSKVQESLIPEYIVEITNFQSDRVSRKIDEYNQKGYANTLITSDDEDIEDDDYEDYNEDGENVVPSKKKFTPILISETGLELIEYISLDCTNQDGVWHSDSEIKIDKLGYVIVNGTKTKNFWDGTIKCEKKPLRLKIRNICGDETIWNLSV